A window of the Callospermophilus lateralis isolate mCalLat2 chromosome 7, mCalLat2.hap1, whole genome shotgun sequence genome harbors these coding sequences:
- the Tmem240 gene encoding transmembrane protein 240, whose product MSMSANTMIFMILGASIVMAIACLMDMNALLDRFHNYILPHLRGEDRVCHCNCGRHHIHYVIPYDGDQSVVDASENYFVTDNVTKQEIDLMLGLLLGFCISWFLVWMDGVLHCAVRAWRAGRRYDGSWAWLPKLCSLRDLGRRPHRPFEEPAGNMVHVKQKLYHNGHPSPRHL is encoded by the exons ATGTCCATGAGTGCGAACACCATGATCTTCATGATTCTGGGGGCGTCGATCGTGATG GCCATCGCGTGCTTGATGGACATGAACGCGCTGCTGGACCGATTCCACAACTACATCCTCCCGCACCTGCGGGGCGAGGACCGCGTCTGCCACTGCAACTGTGGCCG GCACCACATCCACTACGTGATCCCATACGACGGGGACCAGTCGGTGGTGGACGCCTCAGAGAACTACTTTGTGACGGACAATGTGACCAAGCAGGAGATCGACCTCATGCTGGGGCTGCTGCTGGGCTTCTGCATCAGCTGGTTCCTGGTGTGGATGGACGGCGTGCTGCACTGTGCCGTGCGGGCCTGGAGGGCCGGCCGGCGCTACG ATGGCTCGTGGGCCTGGCTGCCCAAGCTGTGCAGCCTGCGGGACCTGGGCCGGAGGCCGCACAGGCCATTCGAGGAGCCGGCGGGGAACATGGTGCACGTGAAGCAGAAACTCTACCACAACGGGCACCCGAGCCCACGGCACCTGTGA